A window from Streptomyces sp. NBC_00299 encodes these proteins:
- a CDS encoding GNAT family N-acetyltransferase, which translates to MIRQETADDHRDVREVHTRAFGDSERVPGLVEALRVAEAALAPMSFVAVVDDRVVGHVLLSATRLDAPRRIVDVLSLSPLGVVPEFQRQGIGTQLIAHALEAADSQGVPLVFLEGPPRYYGTRGFEGAGTVGFRSPSLRIPEAAFQVARLSAHEPWMTGTFVYSEAFWAFDCVGLRDPED; encoded by the coding sequence GTGATCCGGCAAGAGACGGCTGACGATCACCGAGATGTGCGCGAGGTTCATACGCGCGCCTTCGGTGACAGCGAGCGGGTTCCCGGGCTCGTGGAGGCACTTCGCGTTGCGGAGGCCGCATTGGCGCCGATGTCCTTCGTCGCTGTCGTTGATGACCGGGTCGTCGGGCATGTCCTGCTGAGCGCGACGCGGTTGGACGCTCCGCGCCGGATCGTGGACGTCCTGTCCCTGTCACCGCTGGGCGTGGTCCCGGAGTTCCAGCGTCAGGGCATCGGTACACAGCTCATCGCCCACGCCCTCGAGGCGGCCGACAGCCAGGGTGTGCCGTTGGTATTCCTGGAGGGTCCGCCGCGCTACTACGGCACGCGCGGCTTCGAGGGTGCCGGCACGGTGGGCTTCCGTTCGCCGTCGCTGCGTATCCCTGAAGCCGCGTTCCAGGTCGCCCGGTTGTCCGCTCACGAGCCGTGGATGACGGGCACCTTCGTCTACTCAGAGGCCTTTTGGGCCTTTGACTGCGTGGGCCTGCGTGACCCCGAGGACTGA